The window CTGTGAGCTCTAGTAGGAAGGACGGgcagaaaaagagagaggaggCTCTAAATGCTGTCGGACCACAATAAGAGAGCCACAGGCCAAGTGTGAGTGCAGCCTGGCCACAGGCTGAACTCTGTTGTGCAACCCGAACTACTTTCAGTGGTCCAGTCAGCCAGAAGCCACAGCCGGGCTGAAGGTTAAAGACTCACAATGAAACTCAGATAAtatcagactgaaaataaattatgttgATGGACTAAAAACCTTGGTGTCTGCTTAGCTCTGTGTCAGGCAGAAAATGCTCAGATTACTCCTGAGACCTGTTCAAATGTTTACGTTCTCATTTGTTGCAGTCTTCTTCTGGGCTTCATGAAGAACGGAGATGCTCCTCTGTGGAAGGGCTACTTCTACGCCACGTTAATGTTCCTCCTCTCCTGCCTCCAGTCCCTCTTCAACCATCAGTACATGTACACCTGCTTCACAGTCGGCATGAGGGTGAAGACAGCTGTCATGGGCTTAGTTTACCGGAAGGTGGGTAAATACGCCACATATATGTAGCCACTACCTCCTGACATGACATAAACCATGTCCTAAATGGCAAAAACGAAAACTTCCTCTCCTTCCAGACTGAAAAGCATTTCACACTGTATGATTATCAGCTCCTACCTACAGTAATTAATGTGAAATCTAAAatgtctctctgttttttttgttttttttttgtcaatccAGTCTTTGGTGATAAACAGCTCTGCCAGGAGGACTTGCACCGTTGGCGAAATTGTGAATCTGGTGTCAGCAGACACTCAGAAGCTCATGGATTTTGTGGTGTACTTCAACGCCGTCTGGCTGGCTCCCATTGAGATCGCTCTTTGTCTCTTCTTCCTCTGGCAGGTGTGTGTTGACGCGTGACGTTTTCACGGCGGCTTCCGTTCGTGCCCCGATGCGATTTAGTGAACAGCCTCTTGACGCGTCCTGTCTTTTCCCTTCAGCATCTAGGCCCTTCGGCGTTGGCAGGAATCGCCACAGTCATTCTCATTTTCCCTCTCAACGGATTCATCGCGAAGAAAAGGAGCAAGCTGCAGGTAAAAATCAGGAATCCCTCACGCGTTCGCTGCGTTAGCACAGACATCTGGCACGTCGGGCCAGGGGATGCCACAGCTGGTTTAGATAGTGGCTGAAGAGCTGTGTGGGTGTTTGGCCTGGATGCTACATTCTCTCTTGTCCTTTTGATGTCTGGCCCGTATaatgtgtttgaaaaacaaTGACAGGAAAGGGTGGGCAGAGGCAAGACATAATTTTTCATTCTGTAAATTTAGATGCCAGTTTtaatccaactttttttttcttgattgcAGTGACCACATTCTTGGCCCTTTGTTGTTTCCCTTGTAAGAAAAATCACTAAATTGAAATGAGAAACAAATTCTTACTGAATTAGACAAGTTCTGTGATGTCCTGGAAAGTTACTGCTATAACAGTAAATGCAGACAAACCCTGTTCACAAACGCATATTTTTCCTTTGGTGTGGTCACGTCTATTTGCTGCAGTTTGAGCTGAAGtatactttttcatttttaacgacagaaaataaaaataaaaatttcccTGTCTGCTCAACAGGAGATTCAGATGAAGTTCATGGACGGACGCATCCGATTGATGAATGAGATCCTGAATGGAATAAAGATCTTGAAGTTTTATGCCTGGGAGAAGGCTTTCCTGGAGCAGGTTTTGGGCTACAGAGATAAGGAGCTCAAGGCCCTGAAGAAGTCTCAGATTCTTTATTCCATCTCCATTGCATCGTTTAACTCCTCATCTTTCATGGTAAGAAAGCAAAGTTAAAAGACCTTCTAATTTAGTGATCAAATCAATGATGCTGGGAGTCTCAGTAGATATTAGCTTTCCTGTCTTCACCCTTAACAGGCAGACATTTGCAACAAAattcatattattattacatcATTATATTCGTAGTTCTGGATACAGCTTTGAAGTTTTGCCTCAACATAAAGAGAAACTGTCAGATTCAGGGACCCGGAAAATCGCTTCATTATTGCTGGGCTTTGCCAGTGTAATTTTGGTTTGTCCCGATGGGAGGCACAGCTGTcatattttcaaatttaatttaaataaatccagtATTCTCAAGATAGTTTTCTCAAAACcctgtggaaagtcaaggcacGAGTCCAACATGGGCTACAACTCTCTCCCCAGACTACAAGAAGCAAGTACTCTGGGAAATAAGTGCAGCGTGTCAAACtcagaaaatactgaaaaactACAAAAGCATCGTTAGTGGTTTTGCTCTCTTTGTGTGATACAGACTATAAGATGAAATTACAGGAACCTTTAattctgaaggttttgtttgtcTAAAGATCATAATTTTCATGAGTTCCTGCCTGTAATTGTAACATCTCGTGTCTTTTTTAGATTGCCtttgccatgtttggagtctaCGTGATGCTGGATGACAAGAACGTCCTGGATGCACAGAAAGTGTTTGTCTCCATGGCAATCATCAACATCCTGAAGACTCCACTTAGCCAGCTGCCGTTTGCAATCAGCACAACGATGCAGGTCGGTGATGCTTCTGTTTGATACGTTCTGTGTTCTACATCCATGAGTCGGgaactttttttatattatttgatGAAATTCGATGAATAATTCCGGTCATCACTGTCTGTTGCAGGCTCTAGTTTCACTGAGACGTCTTGGAAAATATCTGTGCTCAGAGGAACTGAAGGTGGACAATGTCTCAAAGTCCTCACTGAGTCCTggtaaaagctttgttttaaattcagataGTCCACAGCCTCCATGCACAGTTTAATTCAGCAAATTCACACAATTTCGTCCTCCTGCTCCCTGTAAGCATGGGCTGCCATGATCGATAACAGCAGCATACGAGATGTTGTTGTTTATAACTGTGGAGTACCACAGCCTTGTATGGATCATATGCACTGTCACTTCCTGGGTCATAGGCTGACTGGTAGACGGGGTAATTATAGGATGTTCCCGTTTAGCGGTTAAACTTAAATCATAGCACGAATTCAGACGTATGAATcatagagaaataaaaaagaaacaacgaACACTGTGCTTCTCTGTCTAAGATCTGTCAACACTTCCTGTGACATCTTGTGAAAAAGCAACAGCTCTGTAATTTGCATGATTAGGCAAATTCGCTTGTAATTACGCCCAGACGGCGCTCTGATGAGTAACTTCAAAGGGAAACTGTTTCTTAAATTGGAAGAATGCATCCCTTTTTTTAGTTCTCATTGcaggttttgctcattttagtcgatttttttcttccttttttagaGAGTGAAGATGTGGTCATAGACAACGGTACTTTCAGCTGGTCTGCAGAAGGTCCTCCATGTCTTAAAAGGTAGGAATTATAAAACTTAAGTAAAACGTGTGCAACAAAATCAAGGGAGTCTTCCAGAAAACCCCCCCTTTTTTATGACAGGATCAACGTGCGAGTGCCACGAGgttcccttgtagctgtggttGGGCATGTGGGCAGTGGAAAGTCCTCTTTGTTGTCCGCCATGCTCGGcgaaacagagaaaagaagtgGCCAAGTCACTGTGAAGGTACAAAGCTAATGTTCCATGAGCTAGGTGTATTTATAGTGTGtggttttaacaaatattgacagtttctctttgtgtttttgcagggCTCTGTGGCATACGTGCCTCAGCAGGCCTGGATCCAGAACGCCACCGTCCAGGACAACGTGTTATTCGGTCGTGAGAAGATGAAAACGTGGTACCAGCGCGTGTTGGAGGCCTGTGCCCTGCTGCCCGACctcaacatcttacctgcaggAGATGCAACAGAAATTGGAGAAAAGGTATGAATCACCTGTAAATCAGTACCGGTTCTGATATGATTCATAtatgtaacattttttaaagtatcgttatttatttttcctctttcaggGACTAAACCTCTCAGGTGGGCAGAAGCAGAGGGTGAGTTTGGCCAGGGCCGTCTACAGAAAGGCTGATGTTTACCTGCTGGATGATCCACTGTCTGCTGTTGATGCACATGTGGGTCAGCACATCTTTGACAAAGTCATTGGACCCAAAGGAGTACTTCGAGACAAGGTAATTCTGCTCTGCTAAACCACTGACAAGTTTATGCTCTGCAcctttgttatttaaaaatgaaaaccaccactttgctgacacttttgtttttaagcttggGTTAACATTGGACGGTGCTTACGTCCTGTTTTCCTGACTGTCGTGTGACTTACTTGACAGACCCGCGTCCTGGTGACCCACGGGATGAGCTTCCTGCCCCAGGCCGACCTCATCCTGGTGCTGGTAGACGGAGAAATCACAGAGAGTGGCTCCTACCAGGAGCTGCTCAGCCGCCACGGCGCTTTTGCTGACTTCATCCACACTTTTGCAAGCACCGAGAGAAAAGAGAGCGCCatacagagaggtgcagagatTATTcatgaatgaaataaacatgTGAAGGAATATTGTCTTATAACTTGACGCTCAACAAGTCCTTTCTGTGCAGCTGGTTCCAGGAGGTCCAACGCTCGACTCAGCATGGTCGATTTCATGCCATTCTCCAGGGACCTGTCACAAGAGCAGCTCATTGGGTATGTAAACAGCAGGAGTGCGCTGGAATCCAAGGAATCTTTTTAATgaatctgacctctgacccgtCCTTATTATCCAGGGGGGACACCACTAATACCAACCTGCAAAATATGGAGCCTGTGACTGAAACTGACCAGGAGCAGATACCAGAGGACTTGGGGAAGCTGACTGAGGCTGACAAGGCTCGCACGGGACGAGTAAGTCTGAAGgctttttggcttcattttgaTGGATAAATATTGTTTATCAGTGGCACCGTACCGCTGagctttttatgcatttaagctcttttggggtttttttttgaaCTTACAACTTTATTATGTTGGTTTTCTTCATTCAGTGTTGTATTTTTGGTGCTATTCTCAGTGTGAAAGCTTTGATAAACTTACTACACAAATACCTGCGCAGAAGCAAACTGCAATAGGTCAAAACTATGACCATCTGGTAACTTTAGTCTTTTAAAACCTTGGATTTGACTGGAACATTTTGTGTTGTACCTTCCACAGGTCAGATTGGAGATGTATAAGAAGTACTTCAAGACCATCGGCTTGGCCATCATCATTCTCATCGTCTTCCTGTACGCCTTCCAGCAGGGCGCCTCTCTGGCCTACAACTACTGGCTTAGCATGTGGGCCGACGATCCTGTTGTCAACGGCACGCAGATTGATACAGATCTGAAGCTGGCTGTTTTTGGAGCTCTTGGATTTGTACAAGGTcagatattatttttattttttttataactcagCGCAGATCGACGTCACGTACAAGAATGGTTTTGATCATATTTAGATCCAGTTTGATCAGAGGTCTCTCCCGTCCCTTCAGGTGTTGCTATCTTCGGTACGACCGTTGCGATCTCCATCTGCGGCATCATCGCCTCTCGCCAGCTGCACATGGATCTGCTGGTCAACGTTCTCCGATCTCCGATGTCTTTCTTTGAATCCACGCCTAGTGGCAACCTCCTGAACCGCTTCGCTAAGGAGATCGATGCCATTGACTGCATGGTCCCGGATGGGTTGAAGATGATGCTGAGCTATGTCTTTAAGCTGATGGAAGTCTGCATCATTGTGCTGATAGCCACACCCTTTGCAGCCGTCATCATCCTGCCTCTCGCTTTCCTCTACGCCTTTGTCCAGGTACAGGCCCTCCACAAAAACATGGCTCAGCAGAGCTGTGTGTTATTGGAACATTCTAGGGTCCAAAATCAACCCCTCTGATGTTGCCTTATATTTTGTTCCCATCCTGCTGACATagatttaaaactttcagtttaaattaCGGGAAAGCCTTCAGtgcttccttttgttttctctgatttaaagcCGGTGTTTAACTTTTCCACTGTGGGCCGCAGAGCTTCTACGTCGCCACATCCTGTCAGCTGCGCAGGCTGGAAGCTGTGAGTCGCTCGCCCATTTACACCCACTTCAACGAGACCGTTCAGGGTGCCAGCGTGATCCGGGCCTTCGGGGAGCAGCCGCGCTTCATCCTGCAGGCCAATAAAAGGGTCGACTTCAACCAGACCTCCTACTTTCCCCGATTCGTTGCCACTCGGTGAGCTGATGTGTGACTTGTTTGATTTATACCTTGAGTTGATCGTTTGTGAAGGGATGATGCCGATTCACAGAGAAATTATGTCTTTAGGTCGGGTCGCTGTTTCCTGATTCtgttacatttttgtttcatctaaAGATGGCTGGCAGTCAATCTGGAGTTTGTTGGTAACATTGTGGTCCTGGCTGCTGCCATTCTTTCTGTGATGGGGAGAAGCACCCTGAGTCCAGGCATTGTTGGTCTGGCTGTGTCTCACTCCCTCCAGGTAAGAtattccacacacacacacacacacatcctccaGGATTCAGACGACACAACATCCCCATAGACTTCTTTGCTTAAATCTTAactacaacacaaacagctaagGTAAATCCTCTCTGCCCTTGCAGGTGACTGGAATCTTGAGCTGGATTGTACGATCCTGGACGGATGTGGAGAATAACATAGTTTCTGTGGAGAGGGTTAACGAGTACGCTGACACTCCCAAAGAGGTCGGTCCTCCCCTTCGCATGCACACGCCACTAAACAGAGgcgcttttctttttctttactcacCGTTTGTTATTGCCTCACACAGGCCAGCTGGAGTACAGAGGGCAGCTCTTTGCCCCTGGCTTGGCCCCAGAGCGGCACCATAGAGTTCCAGGACTACGGGCTGCAGTACCGTAAGGGCCTTGAGCTCGCCCTGAAAGACATCACGCTGCACATTCACGAAAGAGAGAAGGTGATTCATTAGCAAAAGTTACTGGAATTACTTCAACGCCTCAGCTCTGAAACTGCAGAGCTACCTCACATGTGAAATCAAAATCTCTATTTTAGGTTGGAATAGTGGGAAGAACAGGAGCTGGAAAGTCCTCACTCGCGCTGGGAATCTTCAGGGTCCTGGAGGCAGCGAAGGGAAAGATCTTTGTAGACGGAGTGGATATCGCTGATATCGGGCTCCATGACCTGAGATCACGCATCACTATCATTCCTCAGGTGCCGTAACAATACCAGAACCCGAGCTTTCCATCACATAAACTGCAGTTACAATAATTCTCTTACAGATCCGATTTGATGATGAACATATGTTTTCCCTCCCCTCCAACAGGACCCGGTTCTGTTCTCCGGCTCCCTGAGGATGAACCTTGACCCCTTTGACTCCTACACAGACGAGGATATCTGGAGCTCGCTGGAACTCGCTCACCTCAAGACCTTTGTGTCTAATCTGCCCGACAAACTCAACTACGAGTGCTCGGAGGGGGGAGAAAACCTCAGGTACGC of the Kryptolebias marmoratus isolate JLee-2015 linkage group LG3, ASM164957v2, whole genome shotgun sequence genome contains:
- the abcc6a gene encoding multidrug resistance-associated protein 1, with translation MDAFCRLSGLDPLWDWNRTWYTANPDLTQCFQNTVLVWVPCIYLWLLVPFYCLHLYCHDHGRIQMSCLCTAKMVLGFLLASFGFVEFFYILLERSQEIQQHMVFLLSPIIRSMTVILVLCIIQLERIRGCRSSVFLFLFWVLSVVCSLVPLRAKIQLAIDEGIMSDIVRYLAFFSYFLIQLAQLFLCCFADRSPQGKPILEKNPCPVKDASFLSKILFWWFTGLVVKGYRSPLEAEDLWTLREEDTSHKIISELQQNWTAECAKLQKQEKALASGAALGSRLPDQAQLLRKLQKEQSSGFFLLRTLTRKFGPYFLTGTFCIIFHDAFMFAIPQVLSLLLGFMKNGDAPLWKGYFYATLMFLLSCLQSLFNHQYMYTCFTVGMRVKTAVMGLVYRKSLVINSSARRTCTVGEIVNLVSADTQKLMDFVVYFNAVWLAPIEIALCLFFLWQHLGPSALAGIATVILIFPLNGFIAKKRSKLQEIQMKFMDGRIRLMNEILNGIKILKFYAWEKAFLEQVLGYRDKELKALKKSQILYSISIASFNSSSFMIAFAMFGVYVMLDDKNVLDAQKVFVSMAIINILKTPLSQLPFAISTTMQALVSLRRLGKYLCSEELKVDNVSKSSLSPESEDVVIDNGTFSWSAEGPPCLKRINVRVPRGSLVAVVGHVGSGKSSLLSAMLGETEKRSGQVTVKGSVAYVPQQAWIQNATVQDNVLFGREKMKTWYQRVLEACALLPDLNILPAGDATEIGEKGLNLSGGQKQRVSLARAVYRKADVYLLDDPLSAVDAHVGQHIFDKVIGPKGVLRDKTRVLVTHGMSFLPQADLILVLVDGEITESGSYQELLSRHGAFADFIHTFASTERKESAIQRAGSRRSNARLSMVDFMPFSRDLSQEQLIGGDTTNTNLQNMEPVTETDQEQIPEDLGKLTEADKARTGRVRLEMYKKYFKTIGLAIIILIVFLYAFQQGASLAYNYWLSMWADDPVVNGTQIDTDLKLAVFGALGFVQGVAIFGTTVAISICGIIASRQLHMDLLVNVLRSPMSFFESTPSGNLLNRFAKEIDAIDCMVPDGLKMMLSYVFKLMEVCIIVLIATPFAAVIILPLAFLYAFVQSFYVATSCQLRRLEAVSRSPIYTHFNETVQGASVIRAFGEQPRFILQANKRVDFNQTSYFPRFVATRWLAVNLEFVGNIVVLAAAILSVMGRSTLSPGIVGLAVSHSLQVTGILSWIVRSWTDVENNIVSVERVNEYADTPKEASWSTEGSSLPLAWPQSGTIEFQDYGLQYRKGLELALKDITLHIHEREKVGIVGRTGAGKSSLALGIFRVLEAAKGKIFVDGVDIADIGLHDLRSRITIIPQDPVLFSGSLRMNLDPFDSYTDEDIWSSLELAHLKTFVSNLPDKLNYECSEGGENLSLGQRQLVCLARALLRKTKILVLDEATAAVDLETDTLIQSTIRTQFEDCTVLTIAHRLNTIMDYTRVIVMDRGHICEMDSPANLISQRGQFYRMCLEAGLV